The bacterium genome has a segment encoding these proteins:
- a CDS encoding ABC transporter ATP-binding protein, producing MDSAYYQEEQETSVSAREALRGLLPLLSPHRHRLYINLVLLIVANGLSLLSPVVIQKTVDLVTSPASTTAGIGLPTAAVDALIPQIMWMSLIYVVVLFAFLVANYAQRVHLEVIGQDVITDLKQRCFNHVVGLSVSFFDRNPVGRLLSRVESDGEALRQFFSSVVVLIIGDALKLIGIFAILFYYSWRLTLAVLALAPIVIVLIYFYQRYTTPRFLGIRKKMADVIATMTEFLQGMSVVQVFNRQQLVRDRMNEANRNKFKLDAEAHLSHTTFFNLVFFVENVGIAAVTFFGATVLVGQVSGTGAESMTVGTILLFIMFMRMFFEPIHRAAEELHVLQRAIAGARRVFALMKNEERIPEAPKPLVWPSFNEVIRFENVGLSYNGDDRFALRNASFEIAKGEKVALVGVTGGGKSTIVNLLLRFYDATEGRITVDGIDIRDLHTTDLRSKFGLVLQDIFLFPGNVRDNITLEQSRISAEALESASQLVTADRFIERMPKKYETEISERGANLSRGERQLLSFARAMVFDPQILLLDEATSSVDPDTEKQIQLALDRLLAGRTSLIIAHRLSTILDADKILVIREGQIIERGTHRELLAQGGYYEKLYRLQFQGPETVKVANVEQV from the coding sequence ATGGATTCAGCATATTATCAAGAGGAACAGGAGACTTCAGTCAGCGCCAGAGAAGCGTTGCGCGGCTTGTTGCCGCTCCTGTCACCGCACCGACACAGGTTGTATATCAACCTTGTGCTGCTCATTGTCGCCAACGGGCTCTCGTTGCTTAGCCCGGTGGTGATTCAGAAGACTGTCGATCTGGTTACATCCCCTGCCTCGACGACTGCCGGCATCGGTCTGCCGACTGCCGCCGTTGATGCACTGATCCCGCAGATCATGTGGATGTCCCTTATTTATGTGGTCGTGTTATTCGCGTTCCTGGTTGCGAACTACGCTCAACGAGTTCATTTGGAAGTAATAGGTCAGGATGTTATTACCGATTTGAAACAACGCTGCTTCAATCACGTCGTCGGACTTTCAGTATCGTTCTTTGATCGCAATCCGGTCGGACGGCTGTTGTCACGAGTTGAATCAGATGGCGAGGCGCTCCGCCAGTTCTTCTCAAGTGTCGTCGTGCTGATTATCGGCGATGCGCTGAAATTGATCGGCATTTTTGCGATTCTGTTCTACTACAGCTGGCGACTGACGCTTGCTGTGCTGGCATTGGCACCGATCGTAATCGTGTTGATATACTTCTATCAGCGCTATACGACCCCGCGGTTTCTGGGCATTCGCAAGAAGATGGCCGACGTTATCGCGACAATGACGGAGTTCCTGCAAGGCATGAGCGTCGTCCAGGTATTCAATCGCCAGCAGTTGGTGCGGGACCGCATGAACGAAGCCAATCGGAACAAATTCAAGCTTGATGCCGAGGCGCACCTATCGCATACAACGTTCTTCAATCTGGTCTTCTTCGTGGAGAACGTCGGAATTGCAGCAGTGACGTTTTTCGGTGCGACCGTTCTGGTTGGACAGGTTTCAGGAACCGGCGCTGAATCAATGACAGTCGGTACAATACTGTTGTTCATCATGTTCATGAGGATGTTCTTCGAACCTATACATCGCGCGGCTGAAGAACTGCACGTATTGCAGCGCGCCATAGCAGGAGCCAGACGCGTGTTTGCATTAATGAAGAATGAGGAGCGGATTCCTGAAGCGCCTAAGCCGCTTGTGTGGCCGAGCTTCAACGAAGTCATTCGCTTCGAGAATGTCGGACTGTCTTACAATGGCGACGATCGCTTTGCACTGCGCAACGCTTCCTTTGAGATCGCCAAGGGCGAGAAGGTCGCGCTGGTTGGAGTTACCGGTGGCGGCAAGAGCACAATCGTAAACTTGCTGCTTCGTTTCTACGATGCGACTGAAGGCCGAATCACAGTCGACGGAATCGACATTCGCGACTTGCACACGACCGATTTGCGGTCAAAGTTCGGTTTGGTATTGCAGGATATCTTCCTCTTCCCGGGAAATGTCCGCGACAATATCACGCTTGAACAGAGTCGCATCAGTGCGGAAGCACTGGAATCGGCATCGCAGTTGGTAACAGCTGACCGGTTTATTGAGCGGATGCCGAAGAAATACGAAACTGAGATTTCCGAACGCGGCGCCAATCTCAGCCGCGGTGAAAGACAATTGCTGTCTTTTGCACGGGCGATGGTTTTCGATCCGCAGATCTTGCTTCTCGACGAGGCCACCAGCTCGGTGGATCCCGATACCGAGAAGCAGATACAACTGGCACTTGACCGGCTCTTGGCCGGCAGGACGTCGTTGATAATCGCGCATCGACTTTCGACGATTCTGGATGCCGACAAAATACTCGTCATCCGCGAAGGTCAGATTATCGAGCGCGGAACACATCGGGAGCTACTGGCTCAAGGCGGTTACTATGAGAAGCTCTATCGCCTGCAGTTCCAGGGACCAGAAACAGTGAAGGTAGCAAATGTGGAACAAGTTTAA